From the Lathyrus oleraceus cultivar Zhongwan6 chromosome 4, CAAS_Psat_ZW6_1.0, whole genome shotgun sequence genome, one window contains:
- the LOC127135480 gene encoding probable polygalacturonase, translating into MKLLWKTHMRLQVIKLVFALFVVTLLCLAESKKAKIVTASFEYNGINCRAHSASSTDFGGVGDGVTSSTKAFQSAISNLSQYGSEGGSQLFVPAGKWLTGSFSLTSHFTLYLDKDAVLLASQDITEWPVIEPLPSYGRGRDAPAGRFTSLIFGTNLTDVFVTGLRKNPGFISI; encoded by the coding sequence ATGAAGCTCTTATGGAAAACTCACATGAGGCTACAAGTGATTAAACTAGTCTTTGCTCTCTTTGTGGTGACACTTCTGTGTCTAGCTGAGAGTAAAAAAGCTAAAATTGTGACTGCTTCATTTGAGTACAATGGTATAAATTGTAGAGCACACAGTGCTTCTTCGACGGATTTCGGCGGTGTTGGAGACGGAGTTACATCGAGCACAAAGGCTTTTCAGTCTGCAATTAGTAATCTGAGTCAGTATGGTTCCGAAGGTGGTTCTCAGCTCTTTGTTCCTGCCGGAAAATGGCTCACTGGTAGTTTTAGTCTTACTAGTCACTTTACTCTCTATTTGGATAAAGATGCTGTTCTTCTTGCTTCTCAGGATATAACTGAGTGGCCTGTGATTGAACCATTACCATCATACGGTAGAGGAAGAGATGCACCAGCAGGAAGATTCACAAGCCTCATATTCGGAACTAACCTCACCGATGTTTTTGTCACAGGCTTGAGAAAGAATCCGGGTTTTATTTCAATATGA